In Chryseobacterium lactis, a single genomic region encodes these proteins:
- a CDS encoding acetyl-CoA carboxylase carboxyltransferase subunit alpha: protein MEYLSFELPIKELMDQYQTCSLVGEESGVDVKLACSQIEDKILEKKKEIYENLTPWQRVQLSRHPDRPYTLDYINGMADKGSFLELHGDRNFADDPAMIGGLITLDGQKVMIIGTQKGRTTKERQYRRFGMPNPEGYRKALRLMKLAEKFNIPIVTLVDTPGAYPGLEAEERGQGEAIARNIFEMVQLKTPIFTYIIGEGASGGALGIGVGNKVYMLENTWYTVIAPESCSSILWRNWDHKEDAANALNLTPQDALREKFIDGIIEEPLGGAQYDAETTYLNLKSSILQNIKAFSKFTGQELETQRQDKFIAMGQFKG from the coding sequence ATGGAATATTTAAGTTTCGAACTTCCTATCAAAGAATTGATGGATCAATACCAGACGTGTTCTTTAGTAGGAGAAGAAAGTGGTGTTGATGTAAAATTAGCATGCAGCCAGATTGAGGATAAGATTTTAGAGAAGAAAAAAGAAATCTACGAAAATCTTACACCTTGGCAAAGAGTACAACTGTCCCGTCATCCGGATCGTCCTTATACTTTGGATTATATCAACGGAATGGCAGACAAAGGCAGTTTCTTAGAACTTCATGGAGACAGAAATTTCGCTGATGATCCGGCAATGATTGGAGGATTGATTACCCTTGATGGTCAGAAAGTGATGATCATAGGGACTCAAAAAGGAAGAACAACTAAAGAAAGACAGTACAGAAGATTTGGAATGCCAAATCCTGAAGGATACAGAAAAGCTTTAAGACTAATGAAGCTTGCTGAAAAATTCAATATTCCTATCGTAACTTTAGTAGATACACCGGGAGCTTATCCGGGATTAGAAGCTGAAGAAAGAGGACAAGGTGAAGCTATTGCAAGAAATATTTTTGAAATGGTTCAGCTTAAGACGCCTATCTTCACTTATATTATCGGAGAAGGAGCCAGCGGAGGAGCACTGGGAATAGGGGTAGGAAATAAAGTATATATGTTGGAAAACACATGGTATACCGTGATTGCACCGGAAAGCTGCTCTTCTATCTTATGGAGAAACTGGGATCACAAAGAAGATGCTGCAAATGCATTAAACCTTACTCCACAAGATGCCTTAAGAGAAAAGTTTATCGATGGAATTATTGAAGAACCACTTGGAGGTGCTCAATACGACGCGGAAACAACTTATCTGAACCTTAAAAGTTCTATATTACAAAATATCAAAGCTTTTTCCAAGTTTACAGGACAGGAGCTTGAAACCCAAAGACAGGACAAATTCATTGCAATGGGTCAGTTTAAAGGATAA
- a CDS encoding DUF6759 domain-containing protein, with amino-acid sequence MKKIFLLLFICIFSLGFSQKKKKSKSKAVVEKETIIIYTEQEAEVSKEARVIAGFLKQNPGHARTDFFKRRLIDIIMADNSPEAKPTIRPISKEKIENIVKNNELNSGKVITTNKATTTANNTKNTDKVNDAINALKEERRQSYASVGSSKTSTASKSEPSEANKKTAAMLTHLFNNDINKSEAYVNIKNRSGCNLIVKISGKKYYNLSVPAKGENFILVDKGEYVLTTMVCDAKYSSLKKISQDIEIALNVAD; translated from the coding sequence ATGAAAAAAATCTTCCTTCTCCTTTTTATATGCATTTTTTCTCTTGGTTTTTCTCAAAAAAAGAAAAAATCAAAATCCAAAGCTGTTGTTGAAAAAGAAACGATTATTATTTATACGGAGCAGGAGGCTGAGGTATCAAAAGAGGCAAGGGTAATTGCCGGATTTCTAAAACAGAACCCGGGACACGCAAGAACCGATTTTTTTAAAAGAAGATTGATTGATATTATTATGGCAGATAATTCTCCCGAAGCCAAGCCTACTATCAGGCCAATCAGCAAAGAAAAAATTGAAAATATTGTTAAGAATAATGAACTGAACAGTGGTAAGGTTATTACAACAAATAAAGCAACCACCACTGCTAACAATACCAAGAATACTGATAAAGTAAACGATGCAATTAATGCTTTGAAGGAGGAGAGAAGGCAAAGTTATGCTTCGGTTGGATCATCAAAGACTTCTACAGCTTCCAAATCCGAACCTAGTGAAGCCAATAAAAAGACCGCAGCAATGCTTACTCACCTTTTTAATAATGATATCAATAAGAGTGAGGCCTATGTTAATATTAAAAACAGATCCGGTTGTAATCTGATCGTAAAAATAAGTGGAAAAAAGTACTATAATTTAAGTGTTCCTGCAAAAGGAGAAAACTTTATTCTGGTAGATAAAGGAGAATATGTGCTGACGACCATGGTGTGTGACGCGAAATATTCTTCACTGAAGAAAATTAGTCAGGATATTGAGATTGCTCTCAATGTTGCTGATTAG
- the tsf gene encoding translation elongation factor Ts has product MSYTPAAADVAKLRNQTGAGMMDCKKALVEAEGDFEKAVDILRKKGQKVAANRADRESAEGAVIARVNEDNTLGVVISLNCETDFVAKNEAFIELAYELAEMAIFAATKEELLATDFHGLTVAEKLVEQTGVIGEKIEIGSFERIQGDFLGAYIHAGNKIAAITSLSAKVDGADEAAKAVSMQVAAMNPIALDETRVSQETIDKELEIERHKLTEEGKPANIIDNILKGKMQRFYKDNTLVHQDFIKDGSISVADYVKSVNADLKVTGFVRVSL; this is encoded by the coding sequence ATGTCTTATACACCAGCTGCTGCAGACGTAGCAAAATTGAGAAACCAAACAGGTGCAGGTATGATGGACTGCAAGAAAGCTCTAGTTGAAGCTGAAGGAGACTTCGAAAAAGCGGTAGATATCCTTAGAAAAAAAGGACAAAAAGTTGCTGCTAACAGAGCTGACAGAGAATCTGCTGAAGGTGCAGTAATCGCAAGAGTAAACGAAGACAACACTTTAGGTGTAGTGATCTCTTTAAATTGTGAAACTGACTTTGTTGCTAAAAATGAAGCTTTCATCGAGCTAGCTTACGAATTAGCTGAAATGGCTATCTTCGCTGCTACTAAAGAAGAGCTTTTAGCAACTGATTTCCACGGACTTACTGTTGCTGAAAAATTAGTTGAGCAAACAGGAGTTATCGGTGAGAAAATCGAGATCGGTTCTTTCGAAAGAATCCAGGGAGATTTCTTAGGAGCTTACATCCACGCTGGAAACAAAATTGCTGCAATCACTTCTCTTTCTGCTAAAGTAGATGGAGCTGACGAAGCTGCTAAAGCTGTTTCTATGCAGGTTGCTGCTATGAACCCAATCGCTTTGGACGAAACGAGAGTTTCACAGGAGACTATCGATAAAGAATTAGAAATCGAAAGACACAAACTTACTGAAGAAGGTAAGCCTGCAAACATTATCGACAATATCTTGAAAGGTAAAATGCAGAGATTCTACAAAGACAACACTTTGGTACACCAGGATTTCATTAAAGACGGAAGTATCTCAGTTGCTGACTACGTAAAATCTGTAAACGCAGACCTTAAAGTAACAGGATTTGTAAGAGTAAGCTTATAA
- a CDS encoding T9SS type B sorting domain-containing protein, whose protein sequence is MKKFLLAICAFLYCLIHAQLDNEHWFAPMSASSLQGTPQCYLYLSTNELTPFSVQVSNNNTVFSTVQVSKGNPVQLTVPSNYMIAFTMNNLFTQNTMGLHVKGAKKFFANFRFSVPQQAEIITSKGMAGVGKTFFIGTAPTTSPKEYVNSTVGVTATEDNTTVTVSGYSPNIVFADGSVMASRTFTINKGKSYILDVNSDMGGVNNRRGLLGAKLVANKPVTVTNGNFNGLYTTQNSTNVDILMDQAVPTERLGKDFIMVKGNGPITVGMEKALVIATENGTTLTVNGNPLAGVSLNAGDYRLIEATSYINQGNGNYNMSISSNKNVYVYQLLAGASGSTVYQTGGMNFIPPLSCFLPKEINEIGYINMIGSTSYDTKLNIITQTGAIVTVNGNTIANPGAVSGNSNWVTYSIPYVTGNITVASTKPVTAGIAAGNGAVGYGGYFAGFSSIPVISKTGDCYNGVLLEVDPGHDGYQWFLNGTQIPGATTPSINPDLYGTGIYTCYITKNSCESRLTAEYDYTACPPITTTTYDIGSCSTKVINPVFTNSTQPAVPSNTSIIVQPTNGTVAINPTTGQITYTPNAGITTNTTDTFTYYIQGNGNPAAFEYFKIIINSHVLQTTNTSMSSCAAANGNGTFNLTTPSVSPDPTATITYFTNANLTGPIATPTSYSGPAGTVYANVTSTYGCSQIATITLNTFPTPNINTSNYNANICDEHFEGLVNVNFANITPQIVNNSANFTVQYYLNQADANAGNSNTLPNNWTFTANTTVYVRVSSTTGGCPPAFGQINFTIGNKIVLITSSAKAQICDNDLNGSEAINLNDYKALFTTDPSVILSFYTSLANAQTGTNPIPASQILTSTGVFYIRFQNSTACPSTGSLTLTLKSPKKSTTLHDQVICSDEKILLDAGPGFSSYLWSNGATTQNISAAAGNYYVDLGFNGCVYRQYVNVTTSQSPVINRIDVTGTTATIYVTGGTPPYKYSLNGFDYQTSNVFTGLSRGIHTVYVLGSDGCRHITKEFLVINLINTITPNGDGINDVLNYSELRIKQNVAIEVADRYGTSVYKSTDKNYIWDGKSNGRNLPTGTYWYVIKWNEPDTKLQVSYSGWLLIKNRE, encoded by the coding sequence ATGAAAAAATTTCTACTAGCTATTTGTGCTTTTCTTTATTGTTTAATCCATGCACAATTGGATAATGAGCACTGGTTTGCTCCTATGTCCGCAAGTTCACTTCAAGGAACTCCACAATGTTACTTATACTTATCTACCAACGAACTTACTCCCTTTTCCGTGCAGGTTTCTAATAACAACACGGTGTTTTCTACGGTACAGGTAAGCAAAGGAAATCCTGTACAACTTACGGTTCCGAGTAATTATATGATTGCCTTTACCATGAACAATCTATTTACCCAAAATACAATGGGACTTCATGTAAAAGGAGCTAAAAAATTCTTTGCCAATTTCAGGTTTTCAGTTCCCCAACAAGCAGAAATAATCACTTCGAAAGGGATGGCCGGAGTTGGTAAAACTTTTTTCATAGGAACAGCACCAACCACCTCTCCAAAAGAATATGTAAATTCTACGGTAGGAGTAACAGCTACAGAGGATAATACCACAGTAACAGTATCCGGTTATAGTCCTAATATTGTTTTCGCCGACGGCAGTGTAATGGCTAGCCGGACATTTACCATCAATAAAGGAAAATCTTATATCCTTGATGTCAATAGCGACATGGGAGGAGTGAATAACAGAAGGGGCTTACTAGGCGCAAAGCTTGTTGCCAATAAACCGGTAACCGTAACAAACGGAAATTTCAACGGACTCTATACCACTCAAAACAGCACCAATGTAGATATTCTGATGGATCAGGCTGTTCCTACCGAAAGACTGGGAAAAGATTTTATCATGGTAAAAGGAAATGGCCCTATCACTGTAGGTATGGAAAAAGCCTTAGTCATTGCTACGGAAAATGGCACTACCCTTACCGTTAACGGAAATCCTTTAGCCGGTGTCAGCCTTAATGCAGGAGACTATCGTCTGATTGAAGCCACAAGCTACATAAACCAGGGTAACGGAAACTACAACATGAGTATTTCCTCAAATAAAAACGTCTATGTCTACCAGCTTCTTGCCGGAGCTTCCGGAAGTACAGTATACCAGACCGGAGGAATGAATTTTATCCCGCCATTAAGTTGTTTTTTACCTAAGGAAATCAATGAAATAGGATACATTAATATGATTGGCTCTACATCTTATGATACTAAACTTAATATTATCACTCAAACCGGAGCAATCGTAACGGTTAACGGAAATACAATCGCCAACCCCGGCGCTGTAAGCGGAAACTCCAATTGGGTCACCTACTCCATACCTTATGTTACCGGAAATATTACAGTAGCCTCTACAAAACCTGTTACAGCTGGAATTGCAGCAGGAAATGGTGCAGTAGGATATGGAGGATATTTTGCAGGATTCTCCTCTATTCCTGTCATTTCTAAAACCGGTGATTGTTATAATGGAGTTCTTCTGGAAGTAGATCCCGGTCACGATGGGTACCAATGGTTCTTAAACGGAACTCAGATTCCAGGCGCTACAACACCTTCTATCAATCCTGATTTATATGGAACAGGAATCTATACATGTTATATTACTAAAAACAGTTGTGAATCCAGACTTACAGCAGAGTATGATTATACAGCATGTCCGCCAATTACAACGACAACTTATGATATTGGATCATGCAGTACCAAAGTCATTAATCCGGTCTTTACCAACTCCACTCAGCCCGCGGTTCCTTCCAACACAAGTATTATTGTACAGCCTACCAACGGAACGGTTGCTATAAACCCTACAACCGGTCAAATCACTTATACACCAAATGCAGGAATTACGACAAATACCACTGATACATTTACTTATTACATCCAGGGAAATGGTAATCCTGCTGCTTTTGAATATTTTAAAATAATAATTAACAGCCACGTCCTTCAAACAACCAACACTTCCATGTCTTCTTGTGCTGCGGCTAATGGGAACGGAACATTCAATCTTACAACCCCAAGCGTTAGTCCGGATCCTACGGCTACCATTACTTATTTCACTAATGCCAACTTAACGGGGCCAATAGCAACGCCAACATCTTATTCCGGTCCTGCAGGAACTGTATATGCCAATGTGACTTCAACATATGGATGTTCGCAGATCGCTACTATTACATTAAATACATTTCCTACACCTAATATCAATACCAGTAATTATAATGCCAATATTTGTGATGAGCATTTTGAAGGTCTTGTGAATGTAAATTTTGCCAATATAACGCCACAGATTGTAAACAACTCTGCCAATTTCACTGTACAATATTACCTAAATCAGGCTGATGCCAATGCTGGAAATAGCAATACGCTTCCTAACAACTGGACATTTACAGCCAACACAACGGTATATGTAAGGGTATCTTCTACAACCGGCGGATGTCCTCCTGCTTTTGGGCAAATTAATTTTACGATTGGAAATAAAATAGTATTGATAACCAGTTCCGCCAAAGCACAGATCTGCGACAATGATCTTAATGGCTCTGAAGCAATAAATCTGAATGATTACAAAGCATTATTTACCACAGACCCAAGTGTTATTTTATCATTCTATACTTCACTTGCTAATGCACAGACAGGAACCAACCCTATTCCCGCTTCACAGATTCTTACCTCAACAGGTGTTTTTTATATAAGATTCCAAAACAGTACAGCTTGTCCCAGTACAGGAAGTTTAACCCTTACTTTAAAATCTCCAAAAAAATCTACGACCTTGCATGATCAGGTTATCTGTTCTGATGAAAAAATACTATTGGATGCCGGTCCGGGATTCTCGTCTTATCTATGGAGCAATGGAGCTACTACACAAAATATATCCGCTGCTGCCGGAAATTATTATGTAGATCTTGGATTCAACGGGTGTGTATACCGACAGTATGTAAATGTAACAACATCGCAATCTCCTGTAATCAACAGAATAGATGTTACAGGAACTACTGCAACTATTTATGTAACTGGGGGAACCCCTCCTTATAAATATTCATTAAACGGTTTCGATTATCAGACCTCTAATGTTTTTACCGGATTATCAAGAGGTATTCACACGGTATACGTATTAGGTTCCGATGGATGTCGTCATATTACCAAAGAGTTTTTGGTGATTAACCTCATTAATACCATTACTCCCAATGGTGATGGCATCAATGATGTTTTAAATTATTCTGAATTAAGAATAAAACAAAACGTGGCTATTGAAGTCGCAGACCGATATGGAACCTCAGTCTATAAATCTACGGACAAAAATTACATCTGGGACGGAAAGTCAAATGGAAGAAATCTTCCTACCGGAACTTATTGGTATGTGATCAAATGGAATGAACCGGATACGAAATTACAAGTTTCGTATTCTGGATGGCTTTTAATTAAAAATCGAGAATAG